The Clarias gariepinus isolate MV-2021 ecotype Netherlands chromosome 4, CGAR_prim_01v2, whole genome shotgun sequence genome window below encodes:
- the inpp5b gene encoding type II inositol 1,4,5-trisphosphate 5-phosphatase isoform X3 produces MSENVCEQYPVVSKFTWLTKYQKNSKELGSLTPNSTRKVNKRDRSHTALKENKQASSSTETIGGESLHESSHGREKVEIRNELVRSSQHTVSNKAQMLTMPQFGLRDNLIKCELLKKEDTYTYIENFNFFLGTYNVNGQSPKESLHTWLGSTSHPPDLYCVGFQELDLSKEAFFFNDTPKEQEWMKAVLAGLHPDAKYALIKLVRLVGIMLLFYVKTEHAEYISEVEAETVGTGIMGRMGNKGAVAISFKFHNSDICVVNSHLAAHIEEYERRNQDYKDICSRMLFRHLDPTLPPLTVMKHSVVLWIGDLNYRISDLEVDHVKHLILKGDFETLHSHDQLKRQMDEEAVFVGFMEGEIDFQPTYKYDTGSDKWDSSEKCRVPAWCDRILWRGKNINQLSYQSHMTVRNSDHKPVSSLLEIGIKVVNDEIYKKTFEDIVRSLDKLENECIPSVSLSEREFLFNNVKFMQHQAKTLTINNDGQVPCQFEFIQKLDEPAYCKPWLTANPPKGFVDQGDSVDIELEVFVNRSTAPELNSGQQQLEDILVLHLERGKDYFISITGSYLPSCFGSSINMLCQLREPIQEMPLETIHKLNLSSNETNSPATEKGLDIPKEIWMMVDHLYRNASKQEDIFQQPGLRLEFEEIRDCLDTGSVDSLPGSNHSVAEALLLFLDALPEPVVPYSLYQQCLECCYNSSQCKQIISVLPQCHKNVFNYLTAFLRELLKNSEQNRLDGNILATIFAPLMIRSPKKQDNLEKRKAKEFFQHFLT; encoded by the exons ACAGATCCCACACAGccctaaaagaaaacaaacaagcaagttCCAGTACTGAGACGATTGGAGGAGAGAGTCTCCACGAGAG CAGTCATGGGAGAGAGAAAGTGGAAATAAGGAATGAGCTGGTTCGCTCATCTCAGCACACTGTATCAAACAAAGCCCAGATGCTTACCATGCCCCAGTTTGGCCTGCGTGACAACCTCATCAAGTGTGAACTTCTTAAAAAAGAGGACACTTATACCTACATTGAAAACTTCAA CTTCTTCCTGGGTACCTACAACGTAAATGGGCAGTCACCAAAGGAGTCTTTGCACACATGGTTGGGTTCTACTTCTCACCCTCCTGATCTCTACTGTGTAGG GTTCCAAGAGCTGGATCTAAGTAAGGAGGCATTTTTCTTTAATGACACACCCAAGGAGCAAGAATGGATGAAGGCTGTATTAGCTGGtcttcacccagatgccaaGTATGCCTTA ATAAAGCTTGTGCGGTTGGTGGGGATCATGCTGCTCTTCTATGTAAAAACGGAACATGCTGAGTACATCTCTGAAGTGGAGGCAGAGACTGTAGGCACAGGCATCATGGGAAGAATG GGCAATAAAGGTGCTGTAGCTATTAGCTTCAAATTCCACAATTCAGACATCTGCGTGGTGAACTCCCATCTGGCAGCTCATATAGAGGAGTATGAGAGAAGGAATCAGGACTACAAGGACATCTGCAGCAGAATGCTCTTCAGACATCTTGACCCGACACTTCCTCCACTCACTGTCATGAAGCACAG TGTTGTCCTGTGGATTGGGGATTTGAATTATCGAATAAGTGACCTCGAGGTTGACCATGTAAAGCATCTGATATTGAAAGGGGATTTTGAAACACTTCACAGTCATGATCAG tTGAAGAGGCAAATGGATGAAGAAGCTGTCTTTGTTGGCTTTATGGAAGGCGAAATTGATTTCCAACCAACATACAAATATGACACTGGATCAGACAAGTGGGACTCAAG TGAGAAGTGTCGAGTCCCGGCCTGGTGTGATCGTATTCTGTGGAGAGGGAAAAACATAAACCAGTTGAGTTATCAGAGTCACATGACTGTGAGAAACAGTGACCACAAGCCTGTCAGCTCTCTGTTGGAAATAGGG ATCAAAGTGGTGAATGATGAAATCTATAAAAAGACATTTGAGGATATAGTGCGGTCTCTGGATAAGCTGGAGAATGAGTGTATTCCATCAGTTTCGCTGTCAGAGCGAGAG TTCCTCTTCAACAATGTGAAATTCATGCAGCATCAAGCAAAGACTCTGACAATTAATAATGATGGACAGGTCCCATGTCAGTTTGAGTTTATACAGAAGCTAGATGAGCCAGCTTACTGCAAGCCCTGGCTCACAGCCAACCCACCCAAGGGGTTTGTGGACCAAG GGGACAGTGTGGACATTGAACTGGAGGTTTTTGTGAATCGTTCTACTGCCCCAGAGCTGAACTCAGGCCAGCAGCAGCTTGAAGATATTCTGGTGCTGCACCTGGAGAGGGGCAAAGATTACTTTATCTCAATCACAGGCTCCTACTTGCCAAGCTGTTTCGGTTCATCCATCAACATGCTCTGCCAGCTGAGGGAGCCTATCCAGGAGATGCCTCTGGAGACCATCCATAAACTA aacttGTCATCCAACGAGACAAACAGCCCAGCCACTGAAAAGGGTTTAGACATTCCAAAAGAAATTTGGATGATGGTGGACCACCTGTATCGTAATGCCAGCAAACAG GAAGACATCTTTCAGCAGCCGGGACTACGCCTTGAATTTGAGGAGATCAGGGATTGCTTAGATACAGGCTCGGTTGACTCTCTTC CTGGAAGTAACCACTCTGTAGCTGAAGCACTGCTTCTGTTCCTTGATGCCCTTCCTGAACCTGTAGTCCCTTACTCTCTGTACCAACAATGCTTGGAGTGCTGCTACAACAGCAGCCAGTGCAAACAG ATTATTTCAGTGTTACCTCAGtgccataaaaatgtttttaactaTCTAACGGCATTTCTCCGGGAGTTGTTGAAGAACTCTGAACAAAATCGGCTGGATGGCAACATATTAG ccaCAATATTTGCTCCCTTAATGATAAGGTCCCCCAAAAAGCAAGACAATttggagaaaagaaaagcaaaggAGTTTTTCCAGCATTTCCTGACCTAG
- the inpp5b gene encoding type II inositol 1,4,5-trisphosphate 5-phosphatase isoform X5 codes for MSEADGDTDRSHTALKENKQASSSTETIGGESLHESHGREKVEIRNELVRSSQHTVSNKAQMLTMPQFGLRDNLIKCELLKKEDTYTYIENFNFFLGTYNVNGQSPKESLHTWLGSTSHPPDLYCVGFQELDLSKEAFFFNDTPKEQEWMKAVLAGLHPDAKYALIKLVRLVGIMLLFYVKTEHAEYISEVEAETVGTGIMGRMGNKGAVAISFKFHNSDICVVNSHLAAHIEEYERRNQDYKDICSRMLFRHLDPTLPPLTVMKHSVVLWIGDLNYRISDLEVDHVKHLILKGDFETLHSHDQLKRQMDEEAVFVGFMEGEIDFQPTYKYDTGSDKWDSSEKCRVPAWCDRILWRGKNINQLSYQSHMTVRNSDHKPVSSLLEIGIKVVNDEIYKKTFEDIVRSLDKLENECIPSVSLSEREFLFNNVKFMQHQAKTLTINNDGQVPCQFEFIQKLDEPAYCKPWLTANPPKGFVDQGDSVDIELEVFVNRSTAPELNSGQQQLEDILVLHLERGKDYFISITGSYLPSCFGSSINMLCQLREPIQEMPLETIHKLNLSSNETNSPATEKGLDIPKEIWMMVDHLYRNASKQEDIFQQPGLRLEFEEIRDCLDTGSVDSLPGSNHSVAEALLLFLDALPEPVVPYSLYQQCLECCYNSSQCKQIISVLPQCHKNVFNYLTAFLRELLKNSEQNRLDGNILATIFAPLMIRSPKKQDNLEKRKAKEFFQHFLT; via the exons ATGTCTGAGGCTGACGGAGACACTG ACAGATCCCACACAGccctaaaagaaaacaaacaagcaagttCCAGTACTGAGACGATTGGAGGAGAGAGTCTCCACGAGAG TCATGGGAGAGAGAAAGTGGAAATAAGGAATGAGCTGGTTCGCTCATCTCAGCACACTGTATCAAACAAAGCCCAGATGCTTACCATGCCCCAGTTTGGCCTGCGTGACAACCTCATCAAGTGTGAACTTCTTAAAAAAGAGGACACTTATACCTACATTGAAAACTTCAA CTTCTTCCTGGGTACCTACAACGTAAATGGGCAGTCACCAAAGGAGTCTTTGCACACATGGTTGGGTTCTACTTCTCACCCTCCTGATCTCTACTGTGTAGG GTTCCAAGAGCTGGATCTAAGTAAGGAGGCATTTTTCTTTAATGACACACCCAAGGAGCAAGAATGGATGAAGGCTGTATTAGCTGGtcttcacccagatgccaaGTATGCCTTA ATAAAGCTTGTGCGGTTGGTGGGGATCATGCTGCTCTTCTATGTAAAAACGGAACATGCTGAGTACATCTCTGAAGTGGAGGCAGAGACTGTAGGCACAGGCATCATGGGAAGAATG GGCAATAAAGGTGCTGTAGCTATTAGCTTCAAATTCCACAATTCAGACATCTGCGTGGTGAACTCCCATCTGGCAGCTCATATAGAGGAGTATGAGAGAAGGAATCAGGACTACAAGGACATCTGCAGCAGAATGCTCTTCAGACATCTTGACCCGACACTTCCTCCACTCACTGTCATGAAGCACAG TGTTGTCCTGTGGATTGGGGATTTGAATTATCGAATAAGTGACCTCGAGGTTGACCATGTAAAGCATCTGATATTGAAAGGGGATTTTGAAACACTTCACAGTCATGATCAG tTGAAGAGGCAAATGGATGAAGAAGCTGTCTTTGTTGGCTTTATGGAAGGCGAAATTGATTTCCAACCAACATACAAATATGACACTGGATCAGACAAGTGGGACTCAAG TGAGAAGTGTCGAGTCCCGGCCTGGTGTGATCGTATTCTGTGGAGAGGGAAAAACATAAACCAGTTGAGTTATCAGAGTCACATGACTGTGAGAAACAGTGACCACAAGCCTGTCAGCTCTCTGTTGGAAATAGGG ATCAAAGTGGTGAATGATGAAATCTATAAAAAGACATTTGAGGATATAGTGCGGTCTCTGGATAAGCTGGAGAATGAGTGTATTCCATCAGTTTCGCTGTCAGAGCGAGAG TTCCTCTTCAACAATGTGAAATTCATGCAGCATCAAGCAAAGACTCTGACAATTAATAATGATGGACAGGTCCCATGTCAGTTTGAGTTTATACAGAAGCTAGATGAGCCAGCTTACTGCAAGCCCTGGCTCACAGCCAACCCACCCAAGGGGTTTGTGGACCAAG GGGACAGTGTGGACATTGAACTGGAGGTTTTTGTGAATCGTTCTACTGCCCCAGAGCTGAACTCAGGCCAGCAGCAGCTTGAAGATATTCTGGTGCTGCACCTGGAGAGGGGCAAAGATTACTTTATCTCAATCACAGGCTCCTACTTGCCAAGCTGTTTCGGTTCATCCATCAACATGCTCTGCCAGCTGAGGGAGCCTATCCAGGAGATGCCTCTGGAGACCATCCATAAACTA aacttGTCATCCAACGAGACAAACAGCCCAGCCACTGAAAAGGGTTTAGACATTCCAAAAGAAATTTGGATGATGGTGGACCACCTGTATCGTAATGCCAGCAAACAG GAAGACATCTTTCAGCAGCCGGGACTACGCCTTGAATTTGAGGAGATCAGGGATTGCTTAGATACAGGCTCGGTTGACTCTCTTC CTGGAAGTAACCACTCTGTAGCTGAAGCACTGCTTCTGTTCCTTGATGCCCTTCCTGAACCTGTAGTCCCTTACTCTCTGTACCAACAATGCTTGGAGTGCTGCTACAACAGCAGCCAGTGCAAACAG ATTATTTCAGTGTTACCTCAGtgccataaaaatgtttttaactaTCTAACGGCATTTCTCCGGGAGTTGTTGAAGAACTCTGAACAAAATCGGCTGGATGGCAACATATTAG ccaCAATATTTGCTCCCTTAATGATAAGGTCCCCCAAAAAGCAAGACAATttggagaaaagaaaagcaaaggAGTTTTTCCAGCATTTCCTGACCTAG
- the inpp5b gene encoding type II inositol 1,4,5-trisphosphate 5-phosphatase isoform X4: MSEADGDTDRSHTALKENKQASSSTETIGGESLHESSHGREKVEIRNELVRSSQHTVSNKAQMLTMPQFGLRDNLIKCELLKKEDTYTYIENFNFFLGTYNVNGQSPKESLHTWLGSTSHPPDLYCVGFQELDLSKEAFFFNDTPKEQEWMKAVLAGLHPDAKYALIKLVRLVGIMLLFYVKTEHAEYISEVEAETVGTGIMGRMGNKGAVAISFKFHNSDICVVNSHLAAHIEEYERRNQDYKDICSRMLFRHLDPTLPPLTVMKHSVVLWIGDLNYRISDLEVDHVKHLILKGDFETLHSHDQLKRQMDEEAVFVGFMEGEIDFQPTYKYDTGSDKWDSSEKCRVPAWCDRILWRGKNINQLSYQSHMTVRNSDHKPVSSLLEIGIKVVNDEIYKKTFEDIVRSLDKLENECIPSVSLSEREFLFNNVKFMQHQAKTLTINNDGQVPCQFEFIQKLDEPAYCKPWLTANPPKGFVDQGDSVDIELEVFVNRSTAPELNSGQQQLEDILVLHLERGKDYFISITGSYLPSCFGSSINMLCQLREPIQEMPLETIHKLNLSSNETNSPATEKGLDIPKEIWMMVDHLYRNASKQEDIFQQPGLRLEFEEIRDCLDTGSVDSLPGSNHSVAEALLLFLDALPEPVVPYSLYQQCLECCYNSSQCKQIISVLPQCHKNVFNYLTAFLRELLKNSEQNRLDGNILATIFAPLMIRSPKKQDNLEKRKAKEFFQHFLT, encoded by the exons ATGTCTGAGGCTGACGGAGACACTG ACAGATCCCACACAGccctaaaagaaaacaaacaagcaagttCCAGTACTGAGACGATTGGAGGAGAGAGTCTCCACGAGAG CAGTCATGGGAGAGAGAAAGTGGAAATAAGGAATGAGCTGGTTCGCTCATCTCAGCACACTGTATCAAACAAAGCCCAGATGCTTACCATGCCCCAGTTTGGCCTGCGTGACAACCTCATCAAGTGTGAACTTCTTAAAAAAGAGGACACTTATACCTACATTGAAAACTTCAA CTTCTTCCTGGGTACCTACAACGTAAATGGGCAGTCACCAAAGGAGTCTTTGCACACATGGTTGGGTTCTACTTCTCACCCTCCTGATCTCTACTGTGTAGG GTTCCAAGAGCTGGATCTAAGTAAGGAGGCATTTTTCTTTAATGACACACCCAAGGAGCAAGAATGGATGAAGGCTGTATTAGCTGGtcttcacccagatgccaaGTATGCCTTA ATAAAGCTTGTGCGGTTGGTGGGGATCATGCTGCTCTTCTATGTAAAAACGGAACATGCTGAGTACATCTCTGAAGTGGAGGCAGAGACTGTAGGCACAGGCATCATGGGAAGAATG GGCAATAAAGGTGCTGTAGCTATTAGCTTCAAATTCCACAATTCAGACATCTGCGTGGTGAACTCCCATCTGGCAGCTCATATAGAGGAGTATGAGAGAAGGAATCAGGACTACAAGGACATCTGCAGCAGAATGCTCTTCAGACATCTTGACCCGACACTTCCTCCACTCACTGTCATGAAGCACAG TGTTGTCCTGTGGATTGGGGATTTGAATTATCGAATAAGTGACCTCGAGGTTGACCATGTAAAGCATCTGATATTGAAAGGGGATTTTGAAACACTTCACAGTCATGATCAG tTGAAGAGGCAAATGGATGAAGAAGCTGTCTTTGTTGGCTTTATGGAAGGCGAAATTGATTTCCAACCAACATACAAATATGACACTGGATCAGACAAGTGGGACTCAAG TGAGAAGTGTCGAGTCCCGGCCTGGTGTGATCGTATTCTGTGGAGAGGGAAAAACATAAACCAGTTGAGTTATCAGAGTCACATGACTGTGAGAAACAGTGACCACAAGCCTGTCAGCTCTCTGTTGGAAATAGGG ATCAAAGTGGTGAATGATGAAATCTATAAAAAGACATTTGAGGATATAGTGCGGTCTCTGGATAAGCTGGAGAATGAGTGTATTCCATCAGTTTCGCTGTCAGAGCGAGAG TTCCTCTTCAACAATGTGAAATTCATGCAGCATCAAGCAAAGACTCTGACAATTAATAATGATGGACAGGTCCCATGTCAGTTTGAGTTTATACAGAAGCTAGATGAGCCAGCTTACTGCAAGCCCTGGCTCACAGCCAACCCACCCAAGGGGTTTGTGGACCAAG GGGACAGTGTGGACATTGAACTGGAGGTTTTTGTGAATCGTTCTACTGCCCCAGAGCTGAACTCAGGCCAGCAGCAGCTTGAAGATATTCTGGTGCTGCACCTGGAGAGGGGCAAAGATTACTTTATCTCAATCACAGGCTCCTACTTGCCAAGCTGTTTCGGTTCATCCATCAACATGCTCTGCCAGCTGAGGGAGCCTATCCAGGAGATGCCTCTGGAGACCATCCATAAACTA aacttGTCATCCAACGAGACAAACAGCCCAGCCACTGAAAAGGGTTTAGACATTCCAAAAGAAATTTGGATGATGGTGGACCACCTGTATCGTAATGCCAGCAAACAG GAAGACATCTTTCAGCAGCCGGGACTACGCCTTGAATTTGAGGAGATCAGGGATTGCTTAGATACAGGCTCGGTTGACTCTCTTC CTGGAAGTAACCACTCTGTAGCTGAAGCACTGCTTCTGTTCCTTGATGCCCTTCCTGAACCTGTAGTCCCTTACTCTCTGTACCAACAATGCTTGGAGTGCTGCTACAACAGCAGCCAGTGCAAACAG ATTATTTCAGTGTTACCTCAGtgccataaaaatgtttttaactaTCTAACGGCATTTCTCCGGGAGTTGTTGAAGAACTCTGAACAAAATCGGCTGGATGGCAACATATTAG ccaCAATATTTGCTCCCTTAATGATAAGGTCCCCCAAAAAGCAAGACAATttggagaaaagaaaagcaaaggAGTTTTTCCAGCATTTCCTGACCTAG